A single genomic interval of Thiovulum sp. ES harbors:
- a CDS encoding cyclic nucleotide-binding protein (PFAM: Cyclic nucleotide-binding domain): protein MKNSIRIAKTSGDKFLENPQEYLDLIAGDDRIGRLTISAFEGIFYLLTEDKFQFFIDYELQKQENQILNRIGLKPEKAIEEPKKSLQENQKPKNYKLMLDLKRQLRLFPNFSDQEFLSIFRDVVVSKYKKGDNIFYKDEPSFELFYVFRGEVTISHSGKSILVLKNGDFFGELAFMGSGEKSTNAQVLSSMTVVISFLTKKSFNSKEELDILLKLHTQLAKSVDDKLKKILKLNQ, encoded by the coding sequence TTGAAAAATAGTATAAGAATTGCTAAAACATCAGGTGATAAATTTTTAGAAAACCCACAAGAGTATCTTGATTTAATTGCTGGAGATGACAGAATTGGAAGATTAACAATTTCCGCTTTTGAGGGAATTTTTTATCTTTTAACTGAAGATAAATTTCAATTTTTTATAGATTATGAATTACAGAAACAAGAGAATCAGATTCTAAACAGAATTGGATTAAAACCAGAAAAAGCGATAGAAGAGCCGAAAAAATCTCTTCAAGAAAATCAAAAACCTAAAAATTATAAATTGATGCTTGATTTAAAAAGGCAATTAAGACTATTTCCAAATTTTTCAGATCAAGAATTTCTCTCTATTTTTAGAGATGTTGTTGTCTCAAAATATAAAAAGGGTGATAATATTTTTTATAAAGATGAACCATCTTTTGAGCTGTTTTATGTTTTTAGAGGTGAGGTAACAATTTCACATTCAGGAAAATCTATTTTAGTTTTAAAAAATGGGGATTTTTTTGGTGAGTTAGCATTTATGGGAAGCGGTGAAAAAAGCACAAATGCTCAAGTTTTAAGTAGCATGACAGTTGTTATTTCATTTCTGACAAAAAAGAGTTTTAACTCAAAAGAGGAGCTGGATATACTTTTAAAACTCCATACTCAACTTGCTAAATCAGTTGATGATAAATTAAAAAAGATTTTAAAACTTAATCAATAA
- a CDS encoding GTP cyclohydrolase II (PFAM: GTP cyclohydrolase II~TIGRFAM: GTP cyclohydrolase II), with amino-acid sequence MKFSKDLVSVSEIANLPTKFGKFKIQAFLEISTGKEHVALFTENLSTLEIPLLRIHSECLTGDGFGSLKCDCGEQLDFALKKIADEGGILIYLRQEGRNIGLLNKVNAYALQDTGLNTVEANHQLGFEADARSYEMADFILNILKIKTVKLLTNNPDKIKKVDVKVAERVPIIIMTNSYNEKYFKTKKEEMGHLF; translated from the coding sequence TTGAAATTTTCAAAAGATTTAGTTTCTGTTTCTGAAATTGCAAATTTGCCGACAAAATTTGGTAAGTTTAAAATACAGGCTTTTTTGGAAATCAGCACAGGAAAAGAGCATGTTGCACTTTTTACCGAGAATTTATCAACTTTAGAGATTCCACTTTTAAGAATACATTCTGAATGTTTGACGGGAGATGGTTTTGGGAGTTTAAAATGTGATTGTGGCGAACAGTTAGATTTTGCACTCAAAAAAATCGCTGATGAAGGTGGAATTCTTATCTATTTGCGACAAGAGGGTCGAAATATTGGATTACTAAATAAAGTAAATGCCTATGCTCTCCAAGATACTGGACTTAATACGGTCGAGGCAAATCATCAACTCGGTTTTGAGGCAGATGCTCGAAGTTATGAAATGGCAGATTTTATTTTAAATATTTTAAAAATTAAGACGGTGAAGCTTTTAACAAATAATCCAGATAAAATAAAAAAAGTAGATGTAAAAGTTGCGGAAAGAGTCCCAATTATTATAATGACTAATTCATATAATGAGAAATATTTTAAGACTAAAAAAGAAGAAATGGGACATCTTTTTTAA